The genomic stretch TGCCTTCGTTAAGCACATCCGTTTTTAAAACTATACTTGCAAAATCGACCATGACCTCACGCATGAATCTAATTGACTACTactggctaattttttttttaaagattttatttatttatttgtcagagagagagcgagcacaggcagacagagaggcaggcagaggcagagggagaagcaggctccctgccgagcaaggagcctgatgtgggactcgatcccaggacgctgggatcatgacctgagccgaaggcatctgcttaaccaactgagccacccaggcgtccctactacTGGCTAATTTTAACGGCCAACAATCCAGTCCTtcacggggcggggggaggggggaactaCACCTGAAAAAAAAGCCTCTGGTAAATTCTGGCACCAGGTCCCACACTATCACCTGAATCCAAATTCAGGGGAGGATCTTTtagacaactttaaaaaaaaaaaaaaatcagacctcaACCTTCGGTCCTCCCCTCAAGTTCTTCCCCATGATTAACAACCCCGCCCCTTCCAGGCCCGGCGGAGCCACGTGGGGATAGCCCACAGGTCACCATGTGCGCGCTGCACCGCACAGAAAGCACGAGGGAAAGACTCCTTCTGCAGTTCACCTCGTGTCGGCTCGACTGGCCGGGGCCGACATCCCGTGGGCCGCAGAGCCTCCATCTAAAGCAAtcccaccgccccccacctcaCCGCCAGGTCCCCTCAGCGGACGCCGGGACACACGCGGCGCGGCCCACGTGGCGGGCCGCGCACTAGGGCACGTGCGTCAGGAGGCGGGGTCCCGCTTGGGCCCGGCGCAGGAGTTCGGCATCATCCCTCCATCCAGGGGCCCAGCGCCCCCTCCCTACTCAGTCTCGAAGTCTTTCCGCGCCGCAGCAACCACCCGCGGAACCTGCCGAAACGCTTCACCTAGCCACCGAAAAACCAAAAGCCGCGAGACCTCCCCACTAATCGCGCGAGATTTCCCGCAGCATGGCGCCCTCGAACGCGCCCGGGACGGCGCGCAGGCCCTCCTCCTCGCGGCGCCGCGCGCGCGCTCCTCAGAAAGCAGGCCTCGACGTCCATGCTTGCGCAAGCCTTCTTACCTTTGCGAGCTTCACCATGATGGCGGCTTATGCCGGCAGAGTGTGTGGCGGGCGAGTGGCGCAGAGGAGCCTAGACAACCCAAGCGACGTCGATGGCGGCCGCTGATACAGAGGATCCAGGAGCACGTATACTCGGCTGCTAGCTAGCGCTCGAGACTGAGGCGAAAGACTGAGCCTGCCCAGTAATCGCCTCTGGAAAGCCGACGACGGCGCCCTCGTGACTCCGTCTCGGCCTATCAGAGGTTGCGTCCATCCCCTGGACCAATCGGGAGCCTCTACCCCAGAACGGCGCGGGGCGGGACGCAGGCGGGAGGGGGCGGGCCGAGGCGggtaggggagtggggaggggattCGGCGGCGGCGCCCTGGGGGCGGGACTCGCTTTGTGCAAGGCTGGCGCCGATTGGGTAGTGTTGCCGCGGTTCCTAAAATGCCCCTTCGCGGCCTGTTCTTCCGGCGTCTGCGCGGTGGGACGGAAGATTTTGGCGCCGCTTGTTCCTGAGTCCCGGGCGGCTGGCTAGGGGTGGTTTCGGGTTCCCGAATGTGTCGAGGTCCTGTCGACTGAggaggccttggagatgctgcGCGGCTCCGGCCCGCTCTCCACGGTGAGCGGTCCGGCGGCCGTGGAGAGAGCCGTTCGTCTCCCGTTTCCCCGCTGATGAGACCGAGACCTCCGGAAACTCGGGGACCGCATAGGTTCGCAGAGCCCTCGTCGGAGGCCCACGTCAGCTCCGCCCGCCAACGAACGAGGGCCCAGAAATTCCCCGTCTGCAGGTGGCTCTCTCTCCCGGGCCACGTGTCCGAAGCTGCCTCCGGAGAGCCGCGGATTTCTGAGCTGGTGCACAAATAGCATATTTAATGTCAAGTAACCTCACGCACTAGGTATTTCTCCCAATGAGGAGCCGGCCCAGAGAGAGAACTTTCTGGTGATCGCCAGGTGTCATAACTGGGGTGGAGAGAGGAACCTGACCAAGCACAGAGCCAACCCTTTGACCACTTACAAGTTCCCTTTTTGTTACTTGAAACTAAAGCATACATTAAAATGTGACTGAATTCAGTATCACCAAATGGTGATAGGAGGACGGATAGGAGTCGGtcaaaaccaaaggaaaagtTCCCTCAATGCAGAGGCACAGAGGGTTCTTTGCGTTGTGCTTCTGCCGATTACTTTGATGGGTCATTGTGGGCAAACTTCACTCGTGCCAAATTTAACGCAGAGCACTTCCTGCAGTATAGAGACTGCCTAGGACATATCCTGGGCAGCTGGTACCTAAAATGTTTCTACAAAACCATGCCTGTTACCTTCGGCTATGACAGTATTTCCATAATTGAACTGCGGTTCAGAATCACCTCTGGAGATTCTAATTAAAGAGGTTTGGGCTGGGGACCAGgattttgtattttaacaagGGCACATGGGGATTCTTGGTGAGCAATCAAGTTATTTTGCAGTTCTTAACTAGCATATACCTGGGACTTGAGTATGTAGGAAATCCACAGCTACTCATGGGGGCTCTGatcagggaggaggctggggccagTACTGGGGTCAGCACCCTGCTTTCTGACCTGTGGAGATCCCCGGAGGAAGTTAATTTTCTGAACTCTGAGATGGGGACCAGGAGACACTTCTTGGGTTATGGGGGACAGAAAGAACGGCATGGGCCAAGGCATGGTAGAATAAGACCCtgatgggtttttttggttttttgtttctgttttgtttttaaagattttacttatttgacagagaaagagagaacatggggtggggggcaaggagagagggagaagcagactccctgctaagtaggaAACCCAATGAGcaacttggtcccaggacccctggatcatgacctgagcagaaagcagatgcttaacgggtTGAGCCACCCCCGGCACCCGAAGACTCTGGTATTTTCAAGCAGTTTGGCTCAGAGTAAGATTAGGGCACTCATAGGAAGAGGCTGGAGAGATAAGCAGTAAGGCATGATTgagtgaaaatattctggaaacaCTGGCATGGCTGGCTCCTTGTTCAGATCTGTTTATATCACCTAAGAGGTTTTCCCTGATCCTCTAATGAAAAGTGCCACCCAGGGACTCCCTATCACATCACCCTAACTGAGTCATCTGCAGGTACATATTACTGCCTGGCATGTTTCTTGactgtttattgtttgtttgctccCTCCGCAGCCATGAGAACATAGGTTTTGTTCTCTGCTATATTCCTGGCACCTAAAGCATTGGCAGACACAGTAGAGGTGAAAAttacttattgaatgaatgaatgaatgaatgaacatggtTTAGGTAAAAGAAGTAGTTGGGAGATCCAGTATTGTTTAATGTTCAAGTCCCTTGCTTTGGAGTCAGTCTGGGATAGAAAAGTAGTAATGCTCAACATTTATATAATGCTTTACTATGTTCCAAGCAGTATTCTAGTTTCTTTACATATTGATTCGTTTACAAGAAGGTTACCTCTATTTTACAGAACTAGGGCACAGAGAGGTAAATCAattgtccagggtcacacagctagtaagtagagGAGCTAGGACCCTACTCTGTCATTCCaggttcttcatctataaaatagggatcaTAATAGTACCAACCTCTTGGGTCATTATGGTATTAAGTAAGAtgctgcatgtattttttttttaattttatttttttatttatttgacagagagaggtcacaagtaggcagagaggcaggcagagagagaggagaaagcagtctccctgctgagcagagagcccgatgcgggacttgatcccaggaccctgagatcatgacccgagccgaaggcagcggctcaacccactgagccacccaggcgccccgctgcaTGTATTTTTTGAGGGCATATAATAAGCCCTAAGccctgaattaatttttttgaagatttatttattggggcacctgggtggctcagttggttaagtgtctgcctttggctcaggtcatgatctcagggtccctgttcagctcagtggggagccagactctccctctccccccacccttcccacCCCCGGCTCATGctatctcactctctttctctgtctctcaaataaataaataacatctttttaaaaaattaaaaaatacttatattttagAGTACACAggcaaatggggggagggggtggagggaaagagagaatctcgaggagactccccactgagtgggaaggaagcccaatgtgaggctcaatcccatgaccttgagattatgacctgagccgaaatcaggagtcggacattcaactgactgagccacccaggtctcccagcCCTCCATTAATTTTTAGCCATTGTTACTATTGACAGACTTGGTGACTTGgataaagagggagaaaggataaTTTACTTCCATTATCTGCTGAGTGTGTATGTAAGTGGAATGACACTAGGAGGGGTGCAGGTCTTGGGAGGCGCTAATGAGTTCCGTGTTGGACACGCTGAGTGCATGAGAGATACCCATTGCTTCGGGCAATTGGTCCTGCAGAGATGGTCACACAGCCACAGGCTGTATGTGGACGGCCCAGAATAGCCAGAGTGAGGAGAGGAAGCAGCCCAGGCCTGGTGGGAGACATCTAGAAGTTGAGAGAAGGTTCAGAGGCAAAAGCAGAGCCAGAGAGggagtttaattttttatttatttttttaaggttttatttgtttatctgagagacagaacacaagcgaggggtaggagcagagggaaagggataattagactccctgctaaggtagggctccatcccaggacccttagatcacgacctgagtcaaagccaaacaattaactgactgagccacccaggtgc from Neovison vison isolate M4711 chromosome 3, ASM_NN_V1, whole genome shotgun sequence encodes the following:
- the LOC122902411 gene encoding serine/arginine repetitive matrix protein 1-like isoform X1; translation: MGAAPLNPEFSVWKAAGLHMLISSHRLMQKEPWTRNKEQSSEIRGSPEAASDTWPGRESHLQTGNFWALVRWRAELTWASDEGSANLCGPRVSGGLGLISGETGDERLSPRPPDRSPWRAGRSRAASPRPPQSTGPRHIREPETTPSQPPGTQEQAAPKSSVPPRRRRKNRPRRGILGTAATLPNRRQPCTKRVPPPGRRRRIPSPLPYPPRPAPSRLRPAPRRSGVEAPDWSRGWTQPLIGRDGVTRAPSSAFQRRLLGRLSLSPQSRALASSRVYVLLDPLYQRPPSTSLGLSRLLCATRPPHTLPA
- the LOC122902411 gene encoding serine/arginine repetitive matrix protein 1-like isoform X2 gives rise to the protein MLISSHRLMQKEPWTRNKEQSSEIRGSPEAASDTWPGRESHLQTGNFWALVRWRAELTWASDEGSANLCGPRVSGGLGLISGETGDERLSPRPPDRSPWRAGRSRAASPRPPQSTGPRHIREPETTPSQPPGTQEQAAPKSSVPPRRRRKNRPRRGILGTAATLPNRRQPCTKRVPPPGRRRRIPSPLPYPPRPAPSRLRPAPRRSGVEAPDWSRGWTQPLIGRDGVTRAPSSAFQRRLLGRLSLSPQSRALASSRVYVLLDPLYQRPPSTSLGLSRLLCATRPPHTLPA